The SAR324 cluster bacterium genome contains the following window.
TTTGCTTTTAGAAAAACTCAGTGGCAGAGATCACCTAGTTCATTCTGGTTACTGCCTATTAGACTCTAAGAACAATTGGACTCATATTGGAGATGTAACTACAAGAGTTTGGCTGAGATCTTTGACCAAAAAATGGCTGGAATGGTATATCTCCTCTGGAGAGCCTCTCGACAAAGCAGGTGCCTACTCAATCCAAGGATTAGGCACCCTACTCGTCGAGCGGATCGAGGGTTCTTACAATAACGTTGTAGGTTATCCAATAGAGATCATCATGGGTGTTCTACTTCGTGAAGGCTTCCTTTCTTTCTCAAATAACTAGATCCCGACTGTTGTCATTCTTAAAATGAATCAAATTTTTCGATGCGTTTCTGTCATCCTGATTCTCTGGGCTTCTGCTGATCAAACTCTGCGAGCAATTGAAGTTGAACAACCACTACCCCGTGAAGTTATTGAAGCAAAAGTTCGATATCAGTCTCTGCCAGAATATTCAGAAATTTGGGGTGCAGACGGGAAAGACACACCTCTCAAGGAAATGGTACTTGGAAAATATTCAGACGAATTTTCAGGATCCATCACTCAATCTGAGCAATTGCTCAGGGTTGATCTTATTTATGGTTGGACAGAAACTTGGACTCTTGGAGCAACCATTCCATGGGAGCAGAAGAAACAAAGTACCTCACTTACATTCTTTGGGGTCAATAAAACTGCTGAGCTTCAAAATGTCGAAAAAAATGTTGCGAGTAATTCCCAAGCTGGTCTAGGAGATGTAGCGCTCTGGATGCGCTACAACCTCTCCTCAAGCTATCGCTGGTTCTGGACCCTTACTCCCAAATTGGTTTTTCCGACTGGAGTAACTGGAAAAGCAAGAGGTTTCAAGCCTGTGGCCATTGGTGAGGGACAAATGGATCTTGGTCTGAAATTGCAGTCTCAATGGTATCCTCCCCAATCAGAGGGTGTACTACAAATCGCTTCGGTTGAAGGGCTGAATCAACTAAAGGGAAAACGTGAAAATTTAGCTGGTGAGAAAGTTAGTTACCAGCCTGGCAACTCATTTGACATGCGATATGGTTGGATTCTAGAGGTCGAGAATTTTATGCTAGGAGCCGAGTTTTCTTGGTTTATTCAAGCACCAGATGCACTTGGTTCTGAAAGCGGGAGCACTCGGCGCCTCTATCAATGGGATTTTGAACTTGGTTACGGGAATTTAACTCAATTGGAACGCGAGCCACTCCCAGTACCATTTCAGTTTCGTTTTGGTGTTCTCAGGCCATTTATGGGCGAAAACGTTCCAAAGGAATCTCAATATTATCTGAGCGGGGATGTCTATTTCTGAGACTACTATTCTTCGATCCATCAGAAAATTTTGGGGGGCTACTTTATTTACAATAGGGGCTTCCCACCTCTCAGCCTGCAAAACGCAGAACAATCAGATCTCTCACCCCTATTATCATGAATATCCGACTACACAGGAAGAAAGGGTTACTGAAATTTGTAACCATGTTGCAGCTTCACATTTTGTTGTAGAAAAACGCATGGTTTACTTCAGGAAAGCAGGCACAAAAGATGATATTAACATGCCTCACTACAACACCGCATTACCTGACGGATACTACTTCTGTAGTGATCCTTTACTCCCAAAATCTCATCTCGAGTAAGACTCTCATTTCTGAA
Protein-coding sequences here:
- a CDS encoding Maf family protein, with the translated sequence MPLTINRMNLQQHRSITLASSSPRRKSFLESFGLQFSSFSPDIEEVRKSGENPIEYVRRVALEKAEATQGNFPESLILSGDTDVVLDGEVLGKPNDPEDALLLLEKLSGRDHLVHSGYCLLDSKNNWTHIGDVTTRVWLRSLTKKWLEWYISSGEPLDKAGAYSIQGLGTLLVERIEGSYNNVVGYPIEIIMGVLLREGFLSFSNN